The genomic interval TATAAACTTTGTCATAGGGTTGCTTCGCCGTGTGTGCCTTGAACGGGAAAATTTTCGCCTTGGGGTCGCCGATCGAGCCGTCAGGTTTGTTGATGTAGGTCAGGCCCTTCTTGTCAATCTCGTCACCCAGCAAGTAGCGGTAGGCGTTATTGCCGTTGAACCACAGATAAGTGGGGGCGAAGTTTTTATTGTACGTGAACTCACCCTTGATCTTGAGGTATTCGTAGTGATCTTCCTCGCGGTTGCCGTCCCCAGCCTTCGACCAATCCCACGTGACCTTCGTCGGTTCTTCGCGCGCGATGGTGGGGATGTGACATGTTTGACATGCCACGGCGCTCAAATGCGTGGTGATGCGCTCGTCCTCGTGCACCTTACCCTTGTGGCATTGCACGCACGACACCTGTTCATCGGGTTCGATCGTGAAGTTGTCGGCGACGAGGCGACCCTTGATCTGATGCTCGTTCGTGACGTGGCAATCGATGCACAGCATGTTGTTCTTTCCGCCCATGTGTACATCAAGCGAATGGCGCGGGAAGTACAGGCTCTCATCCAGATCACCGTGTTTCACGCCATTACCGCCACCACCGTCAAAGTGGCATTTGCCGCAGTTTTCGCGGGTGGGTGTACGCACGCTGCGTGCGGCCTCCAGCAGGTCAACGTCCTTGCCAGGGTTGCCGAAAGCACCTTTGCCATACGTACCGGTGTCGGCATGGCAGGCCAGGCAGTCCACGTTCTCCGGATTGGACAGCGCCGCCTCACGACCGTCTTCCCACCCATAACCAATATGGCAAGACATGCACTTATTCTCGTTACCCTGGGTGCCGATACAGAAATTGTTGATCTGGTTTATCTTGCCAATGGAGACCTTCTCGCTGCGCCAGGGAATATCAAACGGCTTGGATTCCCACTTCCAGTGGGAAGTCTTCATGACCTGCTTGGCCGCGCCCTTGTGGCAAGTGAGACATTCGCGGGTGACGTCTTGGGGCTTCTTAAATGGGCCTTTTACAATATCGCTGTGGCTCACATGCGTGGCCCGCAAGGGAATTCCCGCTGCCGGATTCACATGATCCGGTTGACCGGAACGCAGGAAATAGGTGAACGGCACCGCGATAAGCAAACAGATAATCACCAGCCCCAAGCTCCATCGCGGGAATCTACTAGGACTCATGAGCTTCTCTCCTTAAGCATTGCCGTCTATCCAAAATCTACCACCAAGATATCAATGTCAACATACCAGAACATCATTTCGGCTGCGCAAATTCCCCCCCCTTCCTTGCAGACTTCGAGGCTAAGTAGATACCCGCTTTTGGCTATGAACAGACCAAAACCACACCCACGATAAACTTCCGCTAATGCAGGGTAATGCTGACATCAATGTCGGCTTTTATCAAACCAAATCCGAAAACTCAATCCTTCCAGAGTTTTCCAACTTGGTCATCGCCGATTGGGCCAGTTCACGTGTCATCGCCATATACTTCCCAAGAATGGTTTCTACATGCTTCATGGAATGGCCTGTTATGGCTGCAATTTCGGGAGGGGTGCAGCCAGCCTCAGCCAGCATAGTAACAGCCGTACCACGGAGGTCGTGGAAATGAAGCTCTCTAATACCAGCCGCTTTGGCAGTCTTGCCCCATTGGTTCCTGAACCAATCAGATTTCCATGGTACACCCTTGGGTGTCGTCAAGATGAGCGTTGACCTGCGCGGCACACGATCAAGAACTTTCTTGAGGTCACGATGGACTGGAACGGGAACTTTCTTTTTGCCTTTGCTCTGACGGTGGTTAATCCAAGAACCGTCATATTGTCCCCACGTCATTTTCAGTAAGTCGCCTTGGCGCTGACCTGTGAAAGCTGCCAGCATTAAGGCAAGTTTCAATTCATCTGATGCTACCTTGCAGAAGGCTTCTACATGATGAGGAAGCCAGATTAAATCACTTCGGT from Rhodospirillaceae bacterium carries:
- a CDS encoding tyrosine-type recombinase/integrase, giving the protein MVRIHLKGVNTAKKRLADGSVKKYYYHRGTGKRIKGEPGTPEFVASYAEAAQRVPTDTGTFSSLITGFLESPEFNKLADKTRKDYRRYLDGLRDRFGTLPIEALSDRRIREDFFEWRDQYADKPRTADYAWSILRRILSWSYDRGKININHAINPGRLYDSDRSDLIWLPHHVEAFCKVASDELKLALMLAAFTGQRQGDLLKMTWGQYDGSWINHRQSKGKKKVPVPVHRDLKKVLDRVPRRSTLILTTPKGVPWKSDWFRNQWGKTAKAAGIRELHFHDLRGTAVTMLAEAGCTPPEIAAITGHSMKHVETILGKYMAMTRELAQSAMTKLENSGRIEFSDLV
- a CDS encoding tetrathionate reductase family octaheme c-type cytochrome, whose product is MSPSRFPRWSLGLVIICLLIAVPFTYFLRSGQPDHVNPAAGIPLRATHVSHSDIVKGPFKKPQDVTRECLTCHKGAAKQVMKTSHWKWESKPFDIPWRSEKVSIGKINQINNFCIGTQGNENKCMSCHIGYGWEDGREAALSNPENVDCLACHADTGTYGKGAFGNPGKDVDLLEAARSVRTPTRENCGKCHFDGGGGNGVKHGDLDESLYFPRHSLDVHMGGKNNMLCIDCHVTNEHQIKGRLVADNFTIEPDEQVSCVQCHKGKVHEDERITTHLSAVACQTCHIPTIAREEPTKVTWDWSKAGDGNREEDHYEYLKIKGEFTYNKNFAPTYLWFNGNNAYRYLLGDEIDKKGLTYINKPDGSIGDPKAKIFPFKAHTAKQPYDKVYNYLLQPITSGEGGYWKDWSWDKAFELSTPITGLKYSGQYGFTKTVMYWATTHMVEKTDSALQCADCHDSAANQSTNSTRLDWAALGYPGDPILWGGRKLP